The following proteins come from a genomic window of Nostoc sp. TCL26-01:
- a CDS encoding TMEM14 family protein: MNLSIIAAIAYGTLAIIGGIIGYFQARSQVSLFSGIVSGLLLIFAAYLQIQGNTWGLILAIVVNAILVVVFAFRLNKTRKFMPAGLMTILGMLSLVVLVNQLIVSR, from the coding sequence AGCGATCGCCTATGGTACTCTAGCGATTATTGGTGGCATTATTGGCTACTTTCAGGCTCGTAGTCAAGTTTCTCTCTTCAGTGGTATTGTTAGTGGTTTATTGTTAATTTTTGCTGCTTACCTCCAAATCCAAGGAAATACCTGGGGATTGATTTTAGCAATTGTTGTTAATGCTATTTTGGTAGTGGTTTTTGCATTCAGATTGAATAAAACACGCAAGTTTATGCCTGCTGGATTAATGACTATCTTAGGGATGCTGTCGTTGGTAGTGTTGGTTAATCAGTTAATTGTGTCTAGATAG
- a CDS encoding phosphotransferase family protein has product MLLSLSSQNVIQYLQAAGLCGLEDGTSDKIELPESNKKNFNLVVKLADNRQLLVKQERQIDHEGILHELFNEWRFHQLLQEFPVLGNISLITPLVQYYDEENSILVRSYFGEYLDLSKFYQDHNIFPPEIAQAIATTLAALHRATFQGKEYRKFMATAPQGQFRYHFYNPAQGIGSLTPEILAKVPSEALKFHILYQRYESLEAAIADLAYEWDACCLTHNDLTLNNILIHSRWNQLDNCLVRLIDWETCTWGDPAFDLGTILASYLAIWLNSLVIDPTMELEDSLQLAMTPLEEIQPSLIAILQAYLKAFPMILEYRRDFVVKVIQFTGLALINQIKSKINNCKLFNSSDIYMLHVAKNLLIMPEQSILSIFGVSEAEILSQVASLHKISQPDKEQQLVRLYYENTRLRGC; this is encoded by the coding sequence ATGTTATTATCACTATCTTCTCAAAATGTTATTCAGTATCTGCAAGCAGCAGGACTGTGTGGCTTAGAAGATGGCACATCAGATAAAATTGAGTTGCCAGAAAGTAACAAGAAGAATTTCAATTTAGTAGTGAAGTTAGCAGATAATCGTCAACTGCTAGTTAAACAAGAACGTCAGATTGATCATGAAGGAATTCTTCATGAATTGTTTAACGAATGGCGATTTCATCAGCTATTACAAGAGTTTCCCGTTCTCGGTAATATTTCTCTGATCACTCCACTAGTACAATATTATGATGAAGAAAACTCTATCCTTGTTCGCAGCTATTTCGGCGAATACTTAGATTTAAGTAAGTTTTATCAAGATCACAATATTTTCCCACCAGAGATAGCACAAGCGATCGCCACAACCTTAGCGGCGTTACATCGAGCAACATTTCAAGGTAAAGAATATCGTAAATTTATGGCGACTGCGCCACAAGGACAGTTCCGCTATCACTTTTATAATCCAGCCCAAGGGATAGGTTCGCTGACTCCAGAGATTTTGGCTAAGGTTCCTAGTGAAGCGTTAAAATTTCACATTCTCTATCAACGTTATGAGAGTTTAGAAGCAGCGATCGCGGATTTAGCATATGAGTGGGATGCTTGCTGTCTGACTCACAACGATTTAACGCTCAACAATATATTAATTCATTCTCGCTGGAATCAACTAGATAATTGCCTAGTGCGATTGATTGATTGGGAAACTTGTACTTGGGGAGATCCAGCTTTTGATTTAGGCACTATCTTAGCCAGCTATTTAGCAATTTGGCTTAACAGCTTAGTGATAGATCCGACTATGGAATTAGAAGACTCTCTACAACTAGCAATGACACCATTAGAGGAGATTCAACCATCATTAATAGCCATATTACAAGCTTATCTCAAAGCTTTTCCGATGATTTTAGAATATCGTCGTGATTTTGTGGTAAAAGTTATCCAGTTTACAGGATTAGCTCTAATTAATCAAATCAAATCAAAGATTAATAACTGTAAATTATTTAATAGTTCTGATATTTATATGCTTCATGTAGCCAAAAATCTGCTAATTATGCCTGAGCAATCTATCCTCAGTATTTTCGGTGTTTCCGAGGCTGAAATCCTCTCTCAGGTAGCCAGTCTCCATAAAATATCACAACCTGATAAAGAACAACAATTAGTTCGTCTTTATTACGAAAATACCCGCTTACGTGGTTGCTAA
- a CDS encoding T3SS effector HopA1 family protein, with translation MLESAANSMFNSLRDITTNIQIEPHFCIHHPSYQPFALPSKIADRFQQNSAALQNKYLALLLRNFLYGIYYNGVLQNSLAVDEQSHYQIPQNLATNVIAGIDWKFYEQLQASNHGQGYFDPCWQVLRKEPDGSMAVTKSGLTLYIEPDCHLKPGKKSAAIGESVAIWMPNNRLHNGYYLAVSNVGQEQQAHPDGDLGTGRIYFNFTASGAIALMDSLTQQLNAAAIPFTFQVIYNPCAYGRYDAGVLYFEHDDYPALHKILQATYQEHQAYFQPEIPLFTKFLAPGLGLAEEPTQKFAAQESFGMNRCQIVANALLEAWYKGKNAVEERMKTINQHFQRHSIDLQRPYLNPTSEDIYSPLKL, from the coding sequence ATGCTAGAATCTGCTGCTAATTCAATGTTCAATTCTCTGAGAGATATTACTACCAATATCCAAATTGAGCCACATTTTTGTATTCATCATCCCAGTTATCAGCCTTTTGCTCTACCCTCGAAAATAGCAGATAGATTTCAGCAAAATTCGGCTGCCTTACAGAATAAATATCTAGCTTTACTGCTGCGGAATTTTCTTTATGGCATCTATTACAATGGTGTCTTACAAAATAGTTTGGCAGTTGATGAACAAAGTCACTACCAAATACCGCAAAATTTAGCAACTAATGTGATTGCGGGTATCGATTGGAAATTTTATGAACAACTGCAAGCTAGCAATCATGGTCAAGGTTATTTTGATCCATGTTGGCAGGTATTAAGAAAAGAACCTGATGGTAGTATGGCAGTGACTAAAAGTGGTTTAACCTTATATATCGAGCCTGATTGCCATCTCAAACCAGGAAAAAAATCTGCGGCTATTGGGGAATCAGTAGCAATTTGGATGCCCAACAATCGCTTACATAATGGCTATTACTTAGCTGTGAGTAATGTGGGACAAGAACAGCAAGCACATCCCGATGGTGATTTAGGTACGGGGAGGATTTATTTTAACTTTACCGCATCCGGAGCGATCGCTCTCATGGATAGCTTAACCCAGCAATTAAATGCAGCAGCGATTCCCTTCACTTTTCAAGTTATCTATAATCCCTGTGCTTACGGACGTTATGATGCAGGTGTACTCTACTTTGAACACGACGACTACCCAGCACTCCACAAAATTCTGCAAGCTACATATCAAGAACATCAAGCTTATTTTCAACCAGAAATACCTTTATTCACTAAGTTTTTAGCACCAGGGTTAGGTTTAGCTGAAGAACCAACCCAAAAGTTTGCCGCACAAGAAAGTTTTGGCATGAATCGTTGTCAAATTGTCGCTAATGCGTTGTTAGAAGCTTGGTATAAAGGTAAGAACGCAGTCGAAGAACGGATGAAGACAATTAACCAACATTTTCAACGCCATTCTATAGACTTGCAGCGTCCTTATCTCAACCCTACCTCTGAAGATATATATTCACCTTTAAAGTTATAA
- a CDS encoding thioesterase family protein: MTFTYHRTIKFSDTDAAGVVYFANILSICHEAYEESLAASGINMQEFFTNPSVAFPIVHANVDFFRPIFCGDKILVQLVPQKLGLEKFEINYEISLDAVVVAKAITRHVCIDAISRSKQELSAEITQWLESNRREAEGAERRKAREVI; the protein is encoded by the coding sequence ATGACATTTACATATCACCGGACAATCAAATTTTCCGATACTGATGCTGCTGGAGTCGTTTATTTTGCTAACATCCTCAGCATTTGCCATGAAGCCTATGAGGAATCCTTAGCAGCATCAGGAATTAATATGCAAGAGTTTTTTACTAATCCCTCTGTAGCTTTCCCTATCGTTCATGCGAATGTAGACTTTTTTCGACCAATCTTTTGTGGAGATAAAATACTAGTCCAATTAGTCCCTCAAAAACTAGGTTTAGAAAAGTTTGAAATTAACTATGAAATTTCTTTAGATGCAGTAGTAGTAGCTAAGGCAATTACTCGACACGTTTGTATTGATGCTATTAGTAGAAGTAAGCAAGAGTTATCTGCTGAAATTACCCAATGGCTAGAAAGTAACCGCCGAGAAGCTGAGGGTGCAGAAAGGCGAAAAGCGCGAGAGGTTATTTAA
- a CDS encoding type II toxin-antitoxin system RelE/ParE family toxin, whose translation MSAFRLTELATQDLLSIGRYTQKTWGIEQRNRYLAMLDDCFHLLAQDPHKGRTCDDIRPGYRKYHIGRHLIFYRETDEKIDIIRILHDRMDVESHFDED comes from the coding sequence ATGTCAGCATTTCGCCTAACTGAATTAGCCACCCAGGACTTGCTATCAATCGGTCGCTACACACAAAAAACATGGGGAATTGAGCAGAGAAACCGTTATCTTGCTATGTTGGACGACTGCTTTCATCTGTTGGCACAAGATCCACACAAGGGACGTACTTGCGATGATATTCGTCCAGGATATCGTAAATACCACATCGGACGACACTTGATCTTTTATCGGGAAACCGATGAAAAGATTGATATTATTCGTATTCTACATGATCGTATGGATGTAGAGTCTCATTTCGATGAAGACTAA
- a CDS encoding type II toxin-antitoxin system ParD family antitoxin → MQKNTSVTLGDHFEAFIASQIDRGRFASASEAIRAGLRLLEEREIKLAALQRALTDGENSEFADYSLSGLLAELDRE, encoded by the coding sequence ATGCAAAAAAATACAAGTGTTACCTTGGGTGACCATTTTGAAGCGTTTATTGCCAGTCAGATTGACAGAGGTCGTTTTGCCAGCGCGAGTGAAGCGATTCGAGCTGGATTACGCCTTTTGGAAGAGCGAGAAATAAAGCTTGCAGCTTTGCAACGAGCGTTAACAGACGGAGAGAACAGCGAATTTGCTGACTATTCTCTCTCAGGATTGCTTGCAGAACTTGACCGTGAATAG
- a CDS encoding 2-succinylbenzoate--CoA ligase, with translation MEQPLTYLHRLTYDDWLIGDNSSEFPQITSKLYLQLTQLSASGTSPKIILAEREPIKFLASFIAACAANCPVFLCNPDWGEQEWYQVFNLVQPDIIWGNIPSHIADKNNYQSPITHYPLPITHSIMIPSGGSSGEIKFAIHTWETLMASLEGFTTYFQVQKVNSFCVLPLYHVSGLMQFMRSFTTGGKFVILPFKSLESGQKYQINNTDFFISLVPTQLQRLLQNAELTIWLSQFHTVLLGGAPAWDELLAKAKYHHIRLAPTYGMTETASQIATLKPADFLNGKINSGQILPHAQVRIRNQQGAVLSANQIGNITIQAQSLALGYYPHIWENQDYFPVDDFGFLDEQGYLNIVGRNSDKIISGGENIYPLEVESAIRATQMVADVCVIGIPDQTWGQALTAIYIPRNINTSVTAMQTALSGKLSKFKIPKYWISVDNLPRNPQGKINRQQLQKIATEFLQK, from the coding sequence ATGGAACAACCCCTAACCTACCTCCATCGCCTCACATATGATGATTGGCTGATTGGTGATAACAGCAGTGAATTTCCCCAAATCACCAGCAAGTTATATTTACAACTTACTCAATTATCAGCCTCTGGCACATCACCAAAAATCATCCTCGCTGAACGTGAACCCATTAAATTTTTAGCTAGTTTCATCGCCGCCTGTGCTGCAAATTGCCCAGTCTTTCTCTGTAACCCCGATTGGGGTGAACAAGAATGGTATCAAGTATTTAATTTAGTACAACCAGATATTATTTGGGGAAATATCCCATCACACATAGCAGATAAAAATAATTACCAATCACCCATTACCCATTACCCATTACCCATTACCCATTCCATCATGATTCCCTCCGGTGGTTCATCGGGAGAAATTAAGTTTGCCATCCATACTTGGGAAACTCTCATGGCATCATTAGAAGGATTTACAACATATTTTCAGGTACAAAAAGTTAACTCATTTTGTGTTTTACCTCTGTATCATGTCAGTGGATTAATGCAATTCATGCGCTCTTTTACCACTGGGGGAAAATTTGTCATATTGCCATTTAAATCATTAGAATCAGGTCAAAAATATCAAATTAATAACACAGATTTTTTTATATCTTTAGTACCCACACAACTACAACGTCTCTTACAAAATGCAGAATTAACTATATGGCTATCCCAATTTCACACTGTACTCTTAGGAGGCGCGCCAGCTTGGGATGAATTATTAGCAAAAGCCAAGTATCATCACATTCGATTAGCCCCAACTTACGGCATGACAGAAACTGCTTCTCAAATTGCCACTCTCAAACCAGCAGATTTTTTAAATGGTAAAATTAACAGTGGTCAAATTCTTCCCCATGCCCAAGTAAGGATTCGCAATCAACAAGGTGCAGTTTTATCAGCCAATCAAATAGGTAACATTACAATTCAAGCACAATCTTTAGCCCTTGGTTATTATCCCCATATTTGGGAAAATCAAGATTATTTCCCAGTAGATGACTTCGGCTTTTTAGATGAGCAAGGTTATTTAAATATTGTCGGCAGAAATAGCGATAAAATTATCAGTGGTGGAGAAAATATCTATCCACTAGAGGTAGAATCAGCCATCCGCGCTACACAAATGGTGGCTGATGTTTGTGTAATTGGTATCCCTGATCAAACTTGGGGACAAGCATTAACAGCAATCTATATTCCCAGAAATATCAATACATCTGTTACAGCAATGCAAACCGCACTTTCTGGTAAATTGAGTAAATTTAAAATCCCTAAATATTGGATTTCTGTAGATAATTTACCTCGTAATCCCCAAGGCAAAATCAATCGGCAACAGCTACAAAAAATAGCTACAGAATTTTTGCAAAAATAA
- a CDS encoding o-succinylbenzoate synthase: MCPNYELRITNYEFTFRLIARKFLRSLVTNHGTWDMREAIILRLRDATGRVGWGEIAPISWFGSETLAQALDFCRQLPTKITADTIFSIPDSLPACQFGFETAWEELGTRGQGDKETRGKGENTCLDSFPPSPPLTYSALLPTGEAALSEWQSLWQEGYRTFKWKIGVADITQEMKIFDLLTHKLPASAKLRLDANGGLSAEEAKSWLQNCDDLQKNQELPIEIEFIEQPLPVEQFSQMLALSKSYRTAIALDESVATLQQLVACYERGWRGVFVIKPAIAGSPSRLRQFCQQQEIDVVFSSVLETAIARLAALKLAAELSRNNRAVGFGVNHFFAPEDENWLENLWNNP; the protein is encoded by the coding sequence GTGTGTCCTAATTACGAATTAAGAATTACGAATTACGAATTTACATTTCGTCTTATTGCCCGAAAATTTTTGCGATCGCTAGTTACCAATCATGGTACTTGGGATATGCGCGAAGCAATAATTCTCCGTCTTCGTGATGCGACTGGTAGAGTTGGTTGGGGAGAAATTGCGCCGATTAGTTGGTTTGGTTCCGAAACTTTAGCACAAGCTTTAGATTTTTGTCGCCAGTTACCAACAAAAATTACAGCAGACACAATTTTTTCTATTCCTGATAGTTTACCAGCGTGTCAATTTGGTTTTGAAACAGCCTGGGAAGAATTGGGGACAAGGGGACAAGGAGACAAGGAGACAAGGGGAAAAGGGGAGAATACTTGTCTAGATTCTTTCCCCCCCTCCCCCCCTCTCACATACAGCGCCTTACTCCCGACTGGTGAAGCTGCTTTAAGTGAATGGCAAAGTCTTTGGCAAGAGGGATATCGGACGTTTAAATGGAAAATTGGCGTGGCTGATATCACTCAAGAGATGAAGATTTTTGATTTACTTACGCACAAGTTACCAGCCTCAGCCAAACTGCGATTAGATGCAAATGGGGGATTGAGTGCAGAAGAGGCGAAGTCGTGGCTACAAAATTGTGATGATTTGCAAAAAAATCAGGAACTACCAATAGAAATAGAATTTATTGAACAACCATTACCTGTGGAACAATTTTCGCAGATGTTGGCGTTAAGTAAATCCTATAGGACAGCGATCGCTTTAGATGAGTCTGTTGCCACACTCCAGCAACTTGTGGCTTGTTATGAGAGAGGCTGGCGGGGTGTGTTTGTGATTAAACCAGCGATTGCGGGTTCACCTTCGCGCTTGCGACAGTTTTGTCAACAGCAGGAAATTGACGTGGTATTTTCATCTGTATTGGAAACTGCGATCGCTAGACTGGCTGCCCTCAAATTAGCAGCAGAATTATCTCGCAACAACCGGGCTGTGGGTTTTGGTGTCAATCACTTTTTTGCCCCAGAAGATGAAAACTGGCTGGAAAATTTATGGAACAACCCCTAA
- the menA gene encoding 2-carboxy-1,4-naphthoquinone phytyltransferase, with protein sequence MTTKQISRPQSKLWMAAIKPPMYSVAIMPIWVGTAIAFAENQVFNTAIFATFVAAAILILAWENISNDVFDSETGIDINKHHSLVNLTGKKTLVFWLGNLCLISGLLGILAIAIWQQDPTVIAIILGCCALGYIYQGPPFRLGYQGLGEILCFFAFGPLGVSAAYYSQTQTWSITSLAASVIVGVVTSLILFCSHFHQVDDDIVAGKRSPIVRLGTTNGAKVLIWFTASIYPFTLLFVLLGFFPIWTLLSFLSLPYAFKLCRHVQQNHNQPEKVSNCKFIAVAVHFWSCLLIGLGFVIAGF encoded by the coding sequence ATGACTACCAAGCAAATTTCTCGTCCTCAAAGTAAGTTATGGATGGCAGCAATTAAACCACCCATGTACAGCGTTGCCATCATGCCAATTTGGGTGGGAACAGCAATTGCCTTTGCGGAAAATCAAGTTTTTAACACAGCAATATTTGCTACTTTTGTTGCTGCCGCAATTTTGATTTTGGCATGGGAAAACATCAGTAACGATGTCTTTGATTCAGAAACAGGCATTGATATCAATAAACATCATTCGCTGGTAAATTTAACTGGGAAGAAGACTTTAGTATTTTGGTTAGGAAACCTGTGTTTAATTTCCGGGTTGCTGGGAATATTGGCGATCGCTATTTGGCAACAAGATCCCACGGTAATCGCTATAATTCTGGGGTGCTGCGCTTTAGGCTACATTTACCAAGGCCCCCCATTTCGTCTAGGATACCAAGGTTTAGGGGAAATTCTCTGCTTTTTCGCCTTCGGCCCTTTGGGGGTAAGTGCGGCATATTACAGCCAAACTCAAACTTGGTCAATCACGAGTTTAGCAGCCTCCGTTATCGTCGGTGTAGTCACCAGTTTGATTTTATTTTGCTCACACTTCCACCAAGTTGATGATGACATAGTCGCCGGTAAGCGATCGCCTATTGTGCGCTTAGGTACAACCAACGGTGCAAAAGTCTTGATTTGGTTTACAGCCAGCATTTATCCCTTCACCTTGCTGTTTGTGCTGTTAGGATTTTTCCCCATCTGGACATTGCTAAGTTTCCTCAGTCTACCCTACGCCTTTAAACTCTGTCGCCACGTCCAACAAAATCACAACCAGCCAGAAAAAGTTAGCAATTGTAAATTCATCGCTGTTGCGGTGCATTTTTGGAGTTGCTTATTAATAGGTTTAGGGTTTGTAATTGCAGGTTTTTGA
- a CDS encoding isochorismate synthase MenF produces MTVSPCRRHVFVEHQDLYQFLLSVQENCLKHHCRQIVSISHEIDLVDPLTVLDKLTQANEINFYFENRGKGEAIAAIDAVAKLQISGQDRFSQAESFIKSNLKNIINFSNTKASFTGAHFFCYFSFFPENHQLDYPFPSATVFLPRWQIAVKNQRCVLVMNTVINASVNMQILLQSLHNKIEVITSLKSSLSHLDYFPANLRKKSVNNGQHFQQSVASALKKIQSSELSKIVLADVLDVSSNQNFNLFNSLNNLRKIHPNCYVFSTSNGKGQNFIGASPERLISIHNQQLITDALAGSAPRGKTPAEDAANANRLLNSQKERHEHLLVMDFITQRLTQLGLLPQVLAPRLRQLSNIQHLWTPINAIVPADVHPLKIVAQLHPTPAVAGAARDIACEEIRRYEKFERGLYAAPLGWIDSQGNCEFIVGIRSALIDGDRARLYAGAGIVAGSDPQKEFAEVQLKLQALLKALV; encoded by the coding sequence ATGACAGTTTCACCATGTCGTCGTCACGTCTTTGTAGAACACCAAGACCTCTACCAATTTTTGTTATCAGTGCAAGAAAATTGCCTCAAGCATCATTGTAGGCAGATTGTGAGCATCTCTCACGAAATTGATCTGGTAGATCCTCTAACCGTATTAGATAAATTAACGCAAGCAAATGAAATAAATTTTTACTTTGAGAACAGAGGTAAAGGGGAGGCGATCGCTGCCATTGATGCTGTGGCAAAATTACAAATTAGTGGACAAGACCGTTTTTCTCAAGCCGAATCTTTTATTAAATCTAATTTAAAAAATATAATTAATTTTAGTAACACAAAAGCATCTTTTACTGGCGCTCACTTTTTTTGTTACTTCAGCTTTTTTCCGGAAAATCACCAACTAGATTATCCATTTCCCTCAGCAACAGTTTTTCTCCCACGTTGGCAAATAGCTGTCAAAAATCAACGCTGTGTTTTAGTCATGAATACAGTCATCAATGCCAGCGTTAATATGCAAATATTATTACAAAGCTTACATAATAAAATAGAGGTTATTACCTCTCTCAAATCTTCTCTATCCCATCTTGATTATTTTCCTGCCAATCTCAGGAAAAAATCTGTCAATAATGGTCAACATTTTCAGCAATCAGTGGCATCCGCACTCAAGAAAATTCAGTCTAGTGAACTTAGCAAAATAGTCTTAGCAGATGTCTTAGATGTGAGTTCCAACCAGAATTTTAACTTATTTAACTCATTGAACAATCTCCGCAAAATTCATCCTAACTGTTACGTATTTTCCACCAGCAACGGCAAAGGACAAAACTTTATTGGTGCAAGTCCCGAAAGATTAATTAGCATTCACAATCAACAGTTAATTACTGATGCCTTAGCAGGTTCAGCACCACGAGGCAAAACACCTGCCGAAGATGCAGCAAATGCCAATCGCTTGTTAAATAGTCAAAAAGAAAGACATGAACATTTACTAGTCATGGATTTCATTACACAACGCCTCACCCAACTAGGTTTATTACCCCAAGTCTTAGCACCCAGATTGCGCCAACTATCTAATATCCAACATTTATGGACACCAATTAACGCCATAGTTCCAGCTGATGTTCATCCCTTAAAAATTGTCGCCCAACTACATCCCACACCCGCCGTTGCTGGTGCAGCCAGAGACATAGCCTGTGAAGAAATCCGCCGCTACGAGAAGTTTGAGAGGGGCTTATATGCTGCGCCTCTCGGTTGGATAGACTCTCAAGGCAACTGTGAATTTATCGTCGGGATTCGTTCAGCTCTTATAGATGGCGATCGCGCTAGACTTTATGCAGGTGCTGGTATCGTCGCCGGTTCTGATCCTCAAAAAGAATTTGCCGAAGTCCAACTCAAACTTCAAGCATTGTTAAAAGCACTAGTGTGA
- the glgA gene encoding glycogen synthase GlgA, whose product MYIVQIASECAPVIKAGGLGDVVYGLSRELETRGHCVELILPKYDCMRYDHIWGLHEAFLNLWVPWYGAAIHCSVYCGWVHGRVCFFIEPHSQDNFFNRGCYYGCDDDDMRFAFFSKAALEFLHQSNKRPDIIHCHDWQTGLIPVMLYEIYKYHGMDTQRVCYTIHNFKHQGIGGAKTLWATGLNREDYYFQIDKLRDDFNPFALNYMKGGIVYANAVTTVSPNHALEAQYTDVGCGLGHTLYLHKDKFRGVLNGIDYDFWNAEIDTHIPYNYSQDDFEQKLYNKKALRERLMLQATDKPIIAYIGRLDHQKGVHLVHHAIYHALNKGAQFVLLGSATEPGINAHFRHEKQFLNSHPDVHLELGFNEELSHLIYAGADMIVVPSNYEPCGLTQMIGLKYGTVPIVRGVGGLVNTVFDRDYDQNLPPEERNGYVFYQSDHQALESAMNRAIDLWYQSPEEFQQLAIQGMRYDYSWNHPGGEYLDIYDWIKYKW is encoded by the coding sequence ATGTACATTGTACAGATTGCCTCGGAATGCGCCCCTGTCATTAAAGCAGGTGGTTTGGGGGATGTTGTCTACGGGTTGAGTCGAGAATTAGAAACGCGGGGACATTGTGTCGAGCTGATTCTGCCCAAGTATGATTGTATGCGCTATGACCATATCTGGGGGCTACATGAGGCTTTCTTAAACCTGTGGGTTCCCTGGTATGGTGCAGCGATTCACTGTTCTGTGTACTGTGGTTGGGTACATGGACGGGTGTGTTTCTTTATTGAACCCCATTCTCAGGATAATTTCTTTAATCGGGGTTGTTACTACGGTTGTGATGATGATGATATGCGCTTTGCTTTCTTTAGCAAAGCCGCTTTAGAGTTTCTCCATCAAAGCAATAAGCGCCCCGATATCATCCATTGTCATGACTGGCAAACAGGCTTAATTCCTGTGATGCTGTATGAAATTTATAAATATCATGGCATGGATACTCAACGAGTTTGCTACACCATCCACAACTTTAAGCATCAAGGAATTGGTGGTGCGAAAACTCTCTGGGCTACAGGTTTAAATCGAGAGGATTATTACTTCCAAATTGATAAGCTGCGAGATGACTTTAACCCCTTTGCTTTAAATTATATGAAAGGGGGAATTGTTTACGCCAATGCTGTGACTACAGTTTCACCCAACCATGCTTTAGAAGCTCAATATACTGATGTTGGTTGTGGTTTAGGACATACTCTGTACTTGCATAAAGATAAATTCCGTGGGGTTCTCAACGGTATTGATTACGATTTTTGGAATGCAGAAATCGATACTCACATACCTTATAACTACAGCCAAGATGATTTTGAACAAAAACTATATAACAAAAAAGCTTTACGCGAACGGCTGATGCTGCAAGCTACTGATAAACCAATCATTGCTTACATCGGTCGATTAGATCATCAAAAAGGTGTGCATCTTGTCCATCACGCCATTTATCATGCTCTGAATAAAGGCGCGCAATTTGTATTACTGGGTTCTGCTACAGAACCAGGAATTAATGCTCATTTCCGCCATGAAAAACAATTTTTAAATAGCCATCCTGATGTACATTTAGAACTCGGTTTTAATGAAGAATTATCTCACTTGATTTATGCTGGGGCAGATATGATTGTTGTCCCCAGTAATTACGAACCTTGTGGGTTAACACAAATGATTGGGTTAAAATACGGCACTGTTCCCATTGTGCGTGGTGTTGGTGGCTTGGTAAATACAGTCTTTGATCGAGATTATGACCAAAATTTACCACCAGAAGAACGCAATGGTTATGTGTTCTATCAATCTGATCATCAAGCTTTAGAATCAGCTATGAATCGGGCAATTGATTTGTGGTATCAATCTCCAGAAGAGTTTCAACAATTAGCTATTCAGGGGATGAGATATGACTACTCATGGAATCATCCAGGAGGAGAATATTTAGATATTTACGACTGGATTAAGTACAAGTGGTAG